CTCAGCCGCCACACATTTATCTCGCCTTTTCCTGTGGCCTGGTTATCTGGGGTTGGCAAACGGCCAGCTATTATCTGGGATACGTAACCGGACCGCAAGGCAAAGATACGGCAATCAAGCAGCCACCACAGGATGACCTGGTTTATCGCTTTCGCCACGCATTCCGCGCCGGCCTTTACCATGAACTGCTGGTCCTTGCCTTTGCCCTGCTGCTCATCGCCCTGACTTGGTCTCACGCCAACCAATGGGGTCTGTGGATATTTCTGGCAATGTGGTTGATGCACTCCAGCGCCAAACTGAACGTATTTTTAGGGGTGCGCAACTTCCGCATGGAACTGCTGCCGCCGCACCTTCATGCTCTGGATGGACTGCTTGGCAAGCAGCCAAGTAATTTCTTCTTTCCTATTTCAGTGATGGTAGCGTCCATTGTTTCGCTGTTCCTGTTTTATCAGGCGATTATACCGAGAACCACGCCCTCCCAGGCGATTGGTTACTTACTGGTCAGCACAATGATCGGGTTGGGTGTGATTGAACATCTGCTGCTTGTATTGCCCATTCCGGCGACTTTGTATGGATGGGGTATTCGGCCTCTGCCGCCAACGGCCGTTGCCGAGACCATGTCAGCGCCAACAAACGCCCCACTGCGGGCCATGCCCAAACAAATGATTGAAGGTTGACTGATGACGCTCGAACCGCAAACATTGGCGACACCCACCGTTCCACCAACGGCCGTTAAAATTAGAAAACGGACGCTGACGTTGGATCACCCACAAGGTCCGCTGGTTGTGGATATGTGGGAACCACTCCAACCCACTGAAAATGTACCCATTTTATTGGTGCATGGTTGGGGCGGTTCAGGCAGTTATTGGCAGCTAACTGCCCAGGCGCTGGGTAAATCTACCCAGGTGATTGTGCCGGACTTATTAGGTACAGGGCGTTCGCAGCCGGTGCGTAAAGCACAGAATATGTTCGACCAGGTGGAATCCCTGGCCTTCATCTTGGACCACTTTAAGATAGATCGGGTTCAATTGGTCGGGCATTCCATGGGCAGCGCGATGGCTTTGCTGCTGACCGAAGCGTACCCGGAACGTATTGACCGGCTGATACTCACCTCGCTCTGCTTTTTCATGACCGAGACTGAAGCCCAGATATTCAAAGCGGCGATGTTTATGTTTCGCTTTGCGTTCGGCTTTCGCCACACACGGTTGGCAGCGCTGCCTATGTTCTCCAAGATGATGGCCCGCCGCTACTTTTACCGGGTTCCAAAGGATAACAAGCTGGTACAGCAAGGCTTTGTGGATTTTATGGAGTTAGATGCAGCTACGGCTATAGCTTGCGCCAACAACGCCACCTCTCCGGCCATCGAAGCTGCTGGCGCCAAAATTCAGATACCCACCTTACTAATTCCCTGCCGTCAGGACCAGGTTATGCCTGTCGCCAACGTAGGTTACACGGCCAGCATCATTCCCAACTGCCAGATTCGTTGGATAGACAAATGTGGCCATTTGCCCATGGTGGAAAAACCACAGGAATACCACACCATCGTGCGTGACTTTTTGCAGTTAGACTAACACTACCGTTTCGGGATGTAAGAATCAATGTCTACTTCGGGTTACACAGCAGAACAACTGGAAAAAAGAAACGAAAGCAAATGGACAATCGTCCAGGCTGTTCTGGCCCCCATCCAATTTTTAGCTTTTATCATCAGCTTTTTCCTGGTCATTCGCTATCTACTCACTGGCAACGGGTTCGTCATCGCCAACATCAGCGTCCTGATCAAAATCGGCCTGCTCTGGCTTATCACCTTCACCGGCATGATCTGGGAAAAAGAAGTCTTCGGCCAATGGTTTCTGGCCCCCCAATTTTTCTGGGAGGATGTCGGCAACGCCATTGCCATGATCATGCACAACCTGTATTTTTGGGCGCGCTGGCAGGATTGGTCACAGCAGGCCATTATGACCTTGATGCTCGTTGCCTATACCACCTATCTGGTGAACAGCGCCCAGTTTGTCTATAAAGGCATCCGCGCGCGTAAACAACGGCAGGCAACGGCCGTGCAGCCCGCCGCCGCCCAAAACTAACCATGATAACCCATACCCAGGCAGTTATTATCCCCGAACCGGGGAAAGTAGAACTCAGCACAGTAACGCTGCGCGCCCCAGGACCAGATGACGTGGTGGTACAAACCGCCTACACCTCCATCAGCGCCGGGACGGAACGCATGTTGCTGGCCGGGCAAATGCCCCATCCCATGCTGCGCCTGCCGGTTGTGCCCGGTTATGAGACGGTGGGGCGCATTGTAGAACTGGGGGCCAATGTGCCGACGGAATGGCACGGCCGTTGGGTCTACGTCGGCGGCGGCCACTGCTACGAAGGCATCAACGCTGCCTGGGGCGGCCAATCCGCCACCCTGTTTGCCGACTACAAGCGCGTCATTCCTCTGGATGGCGTGGACCCACGCCAGGGCGTCCTGTTGGCGCTGGCCGCCACCGCCCTGCACGGCATAGATTTGCTAAACCTCACGCCCGACAGCCGCATCCTGGTCTTGGGCCAAGGCCCCGTCGGCCAGCTTGCCACCCGATTTGCTCAGGGGCAGGGCGCCTGGGTCGCCTCCGCCGACCGTGTAACCAGCCGCCTGGCCCATTCTGTCGGCGATAGGGTTGTCAACGTGGCCGCCGAATCGTTAAAAGAAGCCATCGCTGAACCGGTTTCAGTGATTATAGAAGCCACCGGTTCCATGGAAGCCCTGGCCAGCGCGCTGCCCCTGTTGGGCAATGGCGGCGTAATTTTGCTGCTGGGTTATTACCAGACGCTGCAGCTGCCTTACATGCCGCTTTTCCTCAAAGAAGCGAAGCTGCTAACGGCCAAAGAATGGTCGCCCGGCGATTTGCTGCGCTGCCGCGACCAGATAGCCTCCGGCAAGCTCGACGTATCATCCATGCTCACCCATGAGCTGCCTATTTCAGACGTAACCACCGCTTATGAAGTGGCCCTGACAGACCAGGACTGCTTAAAGCTTGTGTTGGATTGGACGGCCGTCCAGCCCAACAAAAAGGAGATGTGATGACTGCTCGCATGTTGGCGATTTATGGTAAGGGGGGAATCGGGAAAAGTTTTACCACTTCCAATCTAACCGCACGCCTGGCCTTCGACGGTTATCGCGTCTTGCAGCTTGGCTGCGATCCCAAACATGATTCGTGCAACACCATTTTCGACGGGCACTCGCTGCCCACATTGGGCGAAGTGTGGCGCAGCTTCAAAGAACGCAACGCTGAAGATCAAATAGAAGTCGGCGACGTGATTTTCCGTAACGAACTGGCTCCTGGCGTGCCCATCTTTGGCTGCGAAATCGGCGGCCCGGACGTGGGGCGCGGCTGCGGCGGCCAGGGTATCTCCCACGGCTTCAAAGTGCTGGAGCGCCTGGGCATGAACCGCTGGCAGATAGACTATGTTGTCATGGACTTTCTGGGTGACGTGGTGTGTGGCGGTTTTGCCACCCCACTGGCCCGTTCCCTGGCGGAAGAAGTCATTATCGTTGTCGGCCATGACCGGCAGTCGCTGTATGCGGCCAACAACATCGCCCAGGCGGCGCGCTATTTCCAATCTATGGGTGGTTCCACGCAAATACTTGGTTTGATCGTCAATCGGGATGATGGCTCCGATACCGCCGACCGTTACGCCGCGGCCACCGGGCTGCCCATTCTGACCCGTGTGCCGCTGAATCATCAGGTGCGCGTTCTGGCCGACGCCTGTAAACTGGCCCTGGGCGTCAATGAGTTCGACGCCATTTTCCGTGACCTGGCCGGCCGGATCAATCGGCGCGAGATTCCACCCTGCACCGATTACAAGCCGCTGGAATATGATGAATTTCTGGCTGTGTTTAACGCGCAGGAACCAGAGGGACGGCCGTATTCCGCCACCGCCGCCGACTTGTTCAGCGAAAACAACTACGTTCCCGAACCTTTCCTGACCGAGTTGACCCTGATGCCGGTGCGCCAGGTTCACGTAACAGACCCCATCCAGCTAAAAGTCCAGGAAATGATGGAAGCCATCGGCATCCATGTCACCGGCCTGGATCGGGACCAGGAAGAAGGCATTACCGTCACCTCTGGGGCGACCGAAATCCGCCTGGGTCAACCGGCCGACCTGACAAACAAGGTGGCTTTCTTATCTGCGCTGGCCCGCACCGGTCAATCCTTTTCGTTGATTGACATTCGTTACGCGGATGCGCCGTCGTACTATTAACATGTGATTGAGCTGGCAGAGAACTTCCCCATTGCTCCCCACAAAATGCGAGAAGGGACCATGCCATCGTATTCTAAAAAAGTTAGATTTATTAAACCATAAGGAGGATGCTATGTTTCAAGATTTTCAGTTTTCTGGCCTTGTCCTTTGTTACGGACCATTGGCGTTTGTCATATTAGGGTTTATTGGCTTCGCCTTTCTCACCGACAAAAACGCCCGGCGCACATATCTTCGGATTCCTGAGCGGGGCAAACAAGGTAGTGAGCAGCAAGAAGTCGTGGCGCAGACGCCAGCAGGCCTGGTTGTTAAGTTGACGCCAACGGCCGCCGCCGCCCCAATCGCCGCAAAACCAGATGATCTGCAACGCATTGAAGGCGTTGGTCCCAAAATCAGCCAGGTCCTGGCGGCGGCGGGAATTCGTACCTATGCGGACGTGGCGACAAAATCGGCCGATGAATTGAAGGTGGTCCTGGATGCGGCCGGCATCACCGGCATCACCGATCCGACCTCCTGGCCGCAGCAGGCGCGGTTGCTGCTGCGCGGTGATTACGCGGCTTTAGAGGTATTACAGAATCAATTGAGGGGTGGGAAGTACCAATAAGGGGCTTCATGCTGGAATCTATTCCATTAAAACCGGTACAAACGGAATCAAAACCTTGTCAGCTTCACCCGCAGAGCATGTGCCCGGCGTTTGGCTCGCTGCGTGTTTTAGCGCGCATCGAAGGCTCACATCCGGTCATGGCTACCGATACCGGCTGCTTGTACGGGCTGACGTTTGTGACCCATTTTTACGGGGCGCGCAAATCCATCCTTGCGCCGCAGTTGGGTACGGCCGAATTGATGGCCGGGGAAATTGTGGAAGGGACGCGCGCCGCGATTGACGTCGCGGCGCGGGAACCTGGGTGCAAGTTGATTCCGGTAGTTTCACTTTGCGTGGCCGAGACAGCCGGTTTGCCTGAAGAAATGCTGCCGAAGCGGGTAGGCGACGCCGAAGTTGTTCTGGTGCGCGTGCCCGCTTACGCCATTCATTCTCATCCAGAGGCCAAAGACGTGGCCCTGGCAGCCTTGCTGCGCCGCCTGGGCGACCGCGAAGGGCCAAAAGAGAAAAAGACGCTGGTTCTGCTGGGTGAAGTGTTCCCGGCCGATCCGCTGGCGATAGACAGCCTGCTGCGGCGCATGGGCGTCGAGAAAACCATCACCCTGCCCGGTCGTTCCATTGACGATTTTCGTCAGGCAGGGCGCGCTGGCGCACTGGCGCCGCTGCATCCTTTTTACAAGGAAACGATGGCCATCTTCCGCTCGTGGGATATTCCCATCGTTGGTGGTGCGCCGGTGGGCATAAGTGGTTCTTATGCCTGGTTGAAGGCGGTTGGTTCGCTGCTGTCGCTGGACCCCAAACTGGTGGATGAGGTGGCCGAGGAGGAACGCGCCAGAGCGCAGGCGATGATAGCGGCGCAGCCGCTTTCTGGCCGTATCTTTGTCACGGGGTATGAAGGCACAGAGCTGGCGTATGCCCGTTTGTTGGTGGAGGCAGGCGCGGAAGTGCCTTATGTGTCTACCTCCATCGGTCAGGACCCGCTGGTTTTGCCCGACGAGTTGTGGCTGCGGGCGCGGGGAACGCAAGAAGTAGTCTACCGCAAATCTTTGGAAGATGACGTGGCCGCGTTAGATAAATATCCACCCGACTTGGTGTTTGGCACGACCCCGTTTTGCAGTGTGGCTAAGGAACGGGGTATTCCGGCAATGTACTTTACTAATCAGTTGGCTTCACGGCCGTTTTTCCTAAGCGTGGGCACAGCGGCGACGTTGGGTTTTATCCGCCAGACGTTAGCCAACGG
This DNA window, taken from Candidatus Leptovillus gracilis, encodes the following:
- a CDS encoding DUF3623 domain-containing protein, whose product is MQLLTVIGPILFAVFLWWFTTGLVIAVYGRSPRLVRLCFGGATVALLAALWGLVATRPFTQPPHIYLAFSCGLVIWGWQTASYYLGYVTGPQGKDTAIKQPPQDDLVYRFRHAFRAGLYHELLVLAFALLLIALTWSHANQWGLWIFLAMWLMHSSAKLNVFLGVRNFRMELLPPHLHALDGLLGKQPSNFFFPISVMVASIVSLFLFYQAIIPRTTPSQAIGYLLVSTMIGLGVIEHLLLVLPIPATLYGWGIRPLPPTAVAETMSAPTNAPLRAMPKQMIEG
- a CDS encoding alpha/beta hydrolase; its protein translation is MTLEPQTLATPTVPPTAVKIRKRTLTLDHPQGPLVVDMWEPLQPTENVPILLVHGWGGSGSYWQLTAQALGKSTQVIVPDLLGTGRSQPVRKAQNMFDQVESLAFILDHFKIDRVQLVGHSMGSAMALLLTEAYPERIDRLILTSLCFFMTETEAQIFKAAMFMFRFAFGFRHTRLAALPMFSKMMARRYFYRVPKDNKLVQQGFVDFMELDAATAIACANNATSPAIEAAGAKIQIPTLLIPCRQDQVMPVANVGYTASIIPNCQIRWIDKCGHLPMVEKPQEYHTIVRDFLQLD
- the bchF gene encoding 2-vinyl bacteriochlorophyllide hydratase codes for the protein MSTSGYTAEQLEKRNESKWTIVQAVLAPIQFLAFIISFFLVIRYLLTGNGFVIANISVLIKIGLLWLITFTGMIWEKEVFGQWFLAPQFFWEDVGNAIAMIMHNLYFWARWQDWSQQAIMTLMLVAYTTYLVNSAQFVYKGIRARKQRQATAVQPAAAQN
- a CDS encoding zinc-binding dehydrogenase — protein: MITHTQAVIIPEPGKVELSTVTLRAPGPDDVVVQTAYTSISAGTERMLLAGQMPHPMLRLPVVPGYETVGRIVELGANVPTEWHGRWVYVGGGHCYEGINAAWGGQSATLFADYKRVIPLDGVDPRQGVLLALAATALHGIDLLNLTPDSRILVLGQGPVGQLATRFAQGQGAWVASADRVTSRLAHSVGDRVVNVAAESLKEAIAEPVSVIIEATGSMEALASALPLLGNGGVILLLGYYQTLQLPYMPLFLKEAKLLTAKEWSPGDLLRCRDQIASGKLDVSSMLTHELPISDVTTAYEVALTDQDCLKLVLDWTAVQPNKKEM
- a CDS encoding chlorophyllide a reductase iron protein subunit X, which codes for MTARMLAIYGKGGIGKSFTTSNLTARLAFDGYRVLQLGCDPKHDSCNTIFDGHSLPTLGEVWRSFKERNAEDQIEVGDVIFRNELAPGVPIFGCEIGGPDVGRGCGGQGISHGFKVLERLGMNRWQIDYVVMDFLGDVVCGGFATPLARSLAEEVIIVVGHDRQSLYAANNIAQAARYFQSMGGSTQILGLIVNRDDGSDTADRYAAATGLPILTRVPLNHQVRVLADACKLALGVNEFDAIFRDLAGRINRREIPPCTDYKPLEYDEFLAVFNAQEPEGRPYSATAADLFSENNYVPEPFLTELTLMPVRQVHVTDPIQLKVQEMMEAIGIHVTGLDRDQEEGITVTSGATEIRLGQPADLTNKVAFLSALARTGQSFSLIDIRYADAPSYY
- a CDS encoding DUF4332 domain-containing protein produces the protein MFQDFQFSGLVLCYGPLAFVILGFIGFAFLTDKNARRTYLRIPERGKQGSEQQEVVAQTPAGLVVKLTPTAAAAPIAAKPDDLQRIEGVGPKISQVLAAAGIRTYADVATKSADELKVVLDAAGITGITDPTSWPQQARLLLRGDYAALEVLQNQLRGGKYQ
- the bchY gene encoding chlorophyllide a reductase subunit Y — encoded protein: MLESIPLKPVQTESKPCQLHPQSMCPAFGSLRVLARIEGSHPVMATDTGCLYGLTFVTHFYGARKSILAPQLGTAELMAGEIVEGTRAAIDVAAREPGCKLIPVVSLCVAETAGLPEEMLPKRVGDAEVVLVRVPAYAIHSHPEAKDVALAALLRRLGDREGPKEKKTLVLLGEVFPADPLAIDSLLRRMGVEKTITLPGRSIDDFRQAGRAGALAPLHPFYKETMAIFRSWDIPIVGGAPVGISGSYAWLKAVGSLLSLDPKLVDEVAEEERARAQAMIAAQPLSGRIFVTGYEGTELAYARLLVEAGAEVPYVSTSIGQDPLVLPDELWLRARGTQEVVYRKSLEDDVAALDKYPPDLVFGTTPFCSVAKERGIPAMYFTNQLASRPFFLSVGTAATLGFIRQTLANGERYQWMQDFFAEDVHEEAVHA